The sequence below is a genomic window from Sporichthya brevicatena.
GGTAGATCAGCCAGCACAGGACCATCCCGCACTGCACGAGCAGCGGTGGCACGGAATCCAGCACCGCGCGCACCCGGTGCTCGCGGATCGCCGCCCCCACGCGCGGGGAGTCGACGCCGAGCAGATGCCGGTGCAGCTGCGGCGTCGCGGCCGCGAGCTTCACGGTCCGCGCGGCGTCGAGCGTCGACACCAGCGACCGGCCGAACCGCGCGCGGGTCTCCGACGCCCGCGCGGCCGACCGGCCCGCGATCGGGGCACCCACCAGCGCCGTGAGCGCGGTCAGGACCGTCACCGCCAGCAGCAGCCCACCCGCCAGCAGGCTCTGCGCGAGCAGCACCGTCAGCAGCACGACGAGCACGCCGTTGACGAAGTCCACCCACCGGTCGGCGTACTGAACGAAGCGGTCGGCGTCCATCGCCCGCGCGACGACCTCGCCCGGGGGCGTGGGCGGCAACCGCCGCGGCAACGTCTGCCCGCGGAGGACGGCCAGCCGGACCCGCAGGTGCACGGCCCACCACCAGCGCATGTACAGCGGCATCGCGGCGAACACGAGCACCGGGCCGGCGATCAGGCTCCCCGCGAAGGCGAGCGTCGTCACCCCGACCTCGCCGCCCGCGGCGAGGCTCGCGACGACCTTCCCCCACACCAGACCGGTGACGACGCCGTACGGCCCGACGACGGAGGAGAGCAGGAACAGCACCGCCCCCGCGATCCCCCAGCGCGGGTGGATGCGTAAGGCGCTGACGATCGACCGCGCGAGACTCGGCCCGGTCCCGGGGTCCCACTCCGGCGGGGCCTCCGCCGTCCGGCGCGGGCCGGGGATCGTCCCCCGCGCGGTTCGGGCCGACGCCAACCGCTGCGGAGGCACCGCGAACCGGGGCACCGGGCCGCGCACCGTGGCCTCGGCGTCGTCCCCCGCCGCACGCAGCAGGTCACGGTACGGCCCCGGGTTGCGGGCGAGCTCGACGCGCGGGCCCTGCGCGAGGACACGGCCACCGTCGAGCACGGCGACGGTGTCGGCGCGCGTGGTCGTCGACATCCGGTGGGCGACGAGGATGCCCGTCCGCCCGGCCAGCAACCGCGCGGTGGCGGCGACGACCCGGGCCTCGGTGTGGCGGTCCATGCGCGCGGTGGCCTCGTCGAGCACGACGACGCGCACGTCCCGGACCAGCAGCCGCGCGAACGCGACCAGCTGCTCCTCCCCCGCGGACAACGTCGTGCCGTCGGGGCCGAGCTGGGTGTCGAGGCCGTCGGGCAGCCCGGCGACCCAGGCGGTCAGCCCGAGCTCGTCGACCGCGCGCTCGATGACCGGGCGCGGGACGTCGGCGAACAGCGCGATGTTCTCGGCCAGCGTCCCGACCAGGATCTCCGTGCGCTGCCCGGCGACGCCCACGGTCCGCCGCAGGTCGTCGAGGTCCAGGTCCCGCACGTCGACGCCGCCGAGGAACACCGACCCCGGCGGCGGGTCGATCGCGCGCGACAGCAGCGCAACGAGCGTCGACTTGCCCGATCCCGTGCGTCCGACGAGCGCGAGCGTCCGGCCCGCCGGGATCGTCAGGCTGACGTCGGAGAGCGCGAACGGCCCCTGCGGGTAGGCGAAGTGCAGCCGCTCGATCCGGACGTCCAGCGGACCGGCCGGCACCGGCGCCCCGCCGGTGGGCTCACTGTCGGCCTCCAGCAGGGTCCGGATCCGGCGCAGCGCCCCCAGACCCGCCTGCAGGTCGGGCAGGTAGCGGCAGATGACGTCGACCTGCCCGACGAAGGAGATGCTGACCAGGTACAGCGTCACGAGCGCGGCGGTCGAGAGCCGACCCGCCGCGACGAGCAGGATGCCGCTGACCGCGATGCCCGCGAGCACCAGGTGCAGCACGACCCCCGCCCGTCGGCCGAGCCGCGACGCCAGGCGCACCGTCGTGCGGACCCGCCGGTGCACGACCGCGGACGCCTCGGCGCAGCGCCGCAGCACGAACGCCTGGCCCCGGCTCGCGCGCAGGTCGTCCCGCGCCGCGACGGCCTCCTCGAGCACCGCGGCGTGGTCGGTCCAGGCGATCTCCTCCGCCACCTTGGCGCGCGTGACGGCCTCGGTCAGCGGCCGGACCACGGCCGCGGCGAGCAGTCCGACGACCGGGAACAGGATCCACGCCGGCCACCACGTCAGGCCGGCGACCACCCACATCGGGATCGCCGCGAGCAGCGTCCGGCCGGTCTCCCAGCCGACCTCGCGCAGCAGTTCACCGAGCTGGTGCGTGTCGTCGTCGACGCGGTCCAGGACCTCCCCGACCGCCTGCTCCGAGAGCGCCGGCAGCGGCTGGTGCAGCGCGGCCGCGAGCAGATCGGCCCGCAGTCGGCCCTCCGCGCGGTCGACGACCGTCGACCACACCGCGCGCCCCACCATGTCGAGCACGCCCGCCCCGATCAGGCAGACGGCCAGCAGGACGATCAGCCCACCCGAGGGACGCTCGGCGAGGCGGCCGGCCGTCCAGGCGCCGACGGCGAAGCCGACCGAGGCGAGCAGGGCGCCGGCGAGACACCACCAGGTCGCCGGGCCGCGAAGCCTGCTCGCGGTCACGGTCCGGCTGGTCACCGAGGGACGTTACCTCGCCACCCTGAGTGAACTCATCCGGGTCATCCCAGGCACGACGGCCCGAGCAGGGCCTTCAGGTCGCCGAACAGCGCCGGGGACGGGGCCACGAACGGGCCCCGCTCCAGCCGCATGACGATCGTCCGCGCCCGGGAGTCGAGTTGCAGGTGGACCTCGCTCTGGCCCGGGTGGTCGGCCAGGACCGACTTCAGCCGCTCGACCAGCGGCGGCGTGCACCGCATCGCCGGCAGCCGGACCACGACCGGTCCGCTGGAGGACTTCGTCGTGTCGAGGATCTGCAGGTCTGAGGCCATCAACGAGATCTCGTCCTCGTTGCGGCGCAGGCGGCCCTTGACCGCGACGACGGTGTCCGTCGCGAGCACCGTGCCGAACTGCTGGTACGAGCCCGGGAAGAACATGCACTCGATGGCGCCGCCGAGGTCCTCGACGGTCGCGATCGCCCAGGTGTCGCCCTTCTTCGTGACCTTGCGCGCCAGGCCGGTGATCAGGCCGGCGATCGTGACGATCGACCCGTCGGCGCGGTCCTCGCTCGAGGTCAGCGTCGTGATCGCGCAGTCGGCCGCCGCGGCGAGGACGTTCTCGATGCCGAGCAACGGGTGGTCCGAGACGTAGAGACCGAGCATCTCGCGCTCGTACGCGAGCAGCGCCGGCTTGTCCCACTCCCCCGTCGGGATCTCGATGTCGAAGGACGTGTCGGTGGCGTCGCCGTCGTCGTCGAACGCGCCGAACAGCGAGTCCTGGCCGATGGCCTCGTTGCGCTTGATGTCGATGATCGCGTCGATCGCGCGCTCGTGCGCGTGGATCAGGCCACGGCGGGTGTGCCCGAGCGAGTCGAACGCGCCGCCCTTGATCAGCGACTCCACGGTCTTCTTGTTGCAGACCTGCGCCGGCACCTTGCGCAGGAAGTCGGCGAAGTCGGTGAACGCGCCCTGCTCGGTCCGCGCCTCGACGATCCCGGTCACGACGTTCGCGCCGACGTTGCGGATCGCGGTCAGGCCGAAGCGGATGTCCTCGCCGCGCGGGGTGAAGTTCGCGTCCGAGGCGTTGACGTCCGGCGGCAGCACCTTGATGCCCATGCGCCGGCACTCGTTGAGGTACAGGGCCGACTTGTCCTTGTCGTCCTTGACCGAGGTGAGCAGCGCCGCCATGTACTCCTGCGGGTAGTTCGCCTTGAGGTAGGCGGTCCAGTAGGAGACGAGGCCGTAGCCGGCGGTGTGGGCCTTGTTGAACGCGTAGTCCGAGAACGGGACGAGGATGTCCCAGAGGGTCTTGATCGCCGCCTCGGAGTACCCGTTCTTCTTCATCCCTTCCGAGAACGGGATGTACTCCTTGTCGAGGATCTCCTTCTTCTTCTTGCCCATCGCGCGACGGAGCAGGTCGGCGGCGCCGAGCGAGTAGCCCGCGAGCTTCTGCGCGATCGCCATGACCTGCTCCTGGTAGACGATCAACCCGT
It includes:
- a CDS encoding ABC transporter ATP-binding protein, whose amino-acid sequence is MTSRTVTASRLRGPATWWCLAGALLASVGFAVGAWTAGRLAERPSGGLIVLLAVCLIGAGVLDMVGRAVWSTVVDRAEGRLRADLLAAALHQPLPALSEQAVGEVLDRVDDDTHQLGELLREVGWETGRTLLAAIPMWVVAGLTWWPAWILFPVVGLLAAAVVRPLTEAVTRAKVAEEIAWTDHAAVLEEAVAARDDLRASRGQAFVLRRCAEASAVVHRRVRTTVRLASRLGRRAGVVLHLVLAGIAVSGILLVAAGRLSTAALVTLYLVSISFVGQVDVICRYLPDLQAGLGALRRIRTLLEADSEPTGGAPVPAGPLDVRIERLHFAYPQGPFALSDVSLTIPAGRTLALVGRTGSGKSTLVALLSRAIDPPPGSVFLGGVDVRDLDLDDLRRTVGVAGQRTEILVGTLAENIALFADVPRPVIERAVDELGLTAWVAGLPDGLDTQLGPDGTTLSAGEEQLVAFARLLVRDVRVVVLDEATARMDRHTEARVVAATARLLAGRTGILVAHRMSTTTRADTVAVLDGGRVLAQGPRVELARNPGPYRDLLRAAGDDAEATVRGPVPRFAVPPQRLASARTARGTIPGPRRTAEAPPEWDPGTGPSLARSIVSALRIHPRWGIAGAVLFLLSSVVGPYGVVTGLVWGKVVASLAAGGEVGVTTLAFAGSLIAGPVLVFAAMPLYMRWWWAVHLRVRLAVLRGQTLPRRLPPTPPGEVVARAMDADRFVQYADRWVDFVNGVLVVLLTVLLAQSLLAGGLLLAVTVLTALTALVGAPIAGRSAARASETRARFGRSLVSTLDAARTVKLAAATPQLHRHLLGVDSPRVGAAIREHRVRAVLDSVPPLLVQCGMVLCWLIYLTGGWGLATALLVTTALEGFDFFGRVTAAVVTEAPGVRAWKDATCRLAAGADLMTQPDGVDLVHGKAPAPDAPSRVPLSRLDLDDLTVVHPDGTVGVAHVNLSVARGQLVLVVGSVGSGKSSLLAALAGLAHHQGRVRWNGVVVSDPELFLRPSQVSYVAQVPRVLSGTFADNVRLDHPGHSVESAVEDSRLALDVSAAGGLQARVGHRGVRLSGGQAQRVAFARALAANAELVVADDVSSALDARTELELWRALRMRGSTVVAATSKAAALAQADVVVVLDAGTVVAIGTWDTLAPDWAHLAG